In a genomic window of Candidatus Thiothrix sulfatifontis:
- a CDS encoding alpha/beta hydrolase, with translation MKLLTRVTSTVAFSLLAAVATLQADEVTVKQGDLELRADLTLAEGKTAKDGVIMLLHGTLAHNKMEIMQSLSDLLQEKGYNTLNVNLSYALDKRPSEMLDCTIEHKHKHEDAVAELDTWMNWLKAQGASKVAVLGHSRGGNQVAWYASEKDSDLLEKVIAVAPATADADKSSKEYEERYKKPLADIMTEATKLAGDGKGADMMALPGFVYCENAKAAADSVVSYYKDDERKNTPSLLPKIKKPMLIVMGSADEVVADLPAKLESVKQDNLTVETVDGADHFFMDLYADELADKVATFVDWK, from the coding sequence ATGAAATTACTGACTCGCGTTACCAGTACGGTAGCCTTTTCGTTGTTGGCTGCGGTGGCAACGTTGCAAGCGGATGAAGTGACCGTTAAGCAAGGTGATCTTGAATTGCGTGCTGACCTGACCTTGGCAGAAGGCAAAACCGCGAAAGACGGCGTGATTATGCTGCTGCATGGCACACTGGCACACAATAAAATGGAAATCATGCAGTCCCTGAGCGATTTGCTGCAAGAAAAAGGTTACAACACCCTGAACGTCAACTTGAGTTATGCGCTGGATAAACGTCCCTCCGAAATGTTGGATTGCACCATCGAACACAAGCACAAGCATGAAGATGCGGTGGCGGAACTCGATACCTGGATGAATTGGCTGAAAGCGCAGGGCGCAAGCAAGGTTGCGGTGTTAGGGCATTCACGCGGTGGCAACCAGGTGGCGTGGTATGCGTCTGAAAAAGATTCCGACTTGCTGGAAAAAGTGATTGCGGTTGCGCCTGCCACGGCTGATGCGGATAAAAGCAGCAAAGAGTACGAGGAGCGCTACAAAAAGCCCTTGGCTGACATTATGACTGAAGCGACTAAACTGGCGGGCGACGGTAAGGGCGCAGACATGATGGCGCTGCCCGGTTTCGTGTATTGCGAAAACGCCAAAGCAGCGGCGGATAGCGTGGTGTCTTACTACAAAGATGACGAGCGCAAGAATACCCCCAGCCTGTTACCCAAAATCAAAAAGCCGATGCTGATTGTGATGGGTTCGGCGGATGAAGTGGTGGCAGATTTACCTGCTAAGCTGGAAAGCGTTAAGCAGGATAATCTGACCGTGGAAACGGTCGACGGCGCCGACCATTTCTTTATGGATTTGTACGCCGATGAGTTGGCAGACAAGGTTGCTACTTTCGTTGATTGGAAGTAG
- a CDS encoding DUF3368 domain-containing protein, whose protein sequence is MAVIISDTSPLLAFAGIHQLTILQQLFKTVWIPQAVWQESQAHSDDAAQQIATALQQGWLQVMTVPPPQDFPVSLGEGEQEAMQLAITNPSALLIMDDRLARREALQRKLAFVGTVKVLWIAEQRHLISDAAVLLDAMAANGYYLSRQLLEKISR, encoded by the coding sequence ATGGCTGTCATAATTAGCGATACCAGCCCGTTATTGGCATTTGCGGGCATTCATCAGCTAACGATTCTGCAACAACTGTTTAAAACGGTGTGGATACCGCAGGCGGTTTGGCAGGAATCTCAAGCGCACAGCGACGACGCTGCTCAACAAATTGCTACCGCTTTGCAACAAGGATGGCTGCAAGTGATGACAGTACCCCCGCCACAGGATTTTCCGGTGAGTCTCGGTGAAGGGGAGCAAGAAGCTATGCAGCTTGCTATCACCAACCCTAGTGCCTTGCTTATTATGGATGATCGGCTGGCACGACGCGAAGCTTTGCAACGCAAGTTGGCATTTGTCGGTACGGTGAAAGTGTTATGGATAGCAGAGCAGCGGCATTTGATAAGTGATGCAGCCGTGCTGTTAGATGCGATGGCGGCAAATGGCTATTACTTGTCGCGTCAATTATTGGAGAAAATCAGTAGGTGA
- the leuD gene encoding 3-isopropylmalate dehydratase small subunit yields the protein MEKFTVHTGLVIPLDRSNVDTDAIIPKQYLKSIQRTGFGPTLFDDWRYLEPGEPGMDHSKRTPNPDFVLNAPRYAGASVLLARENFGCGSSREHAVWALTDYGIRAVIAPSYADIFFNNSFKNGLLPLTLPAEVIDQLFVEAQASEGYQLTVNLEAQQVVTPSGAAFAFSIDEFRKYCLLNGLDDIGLTLQHADDIRAYEAKRKQVAPWLF from the coding sequence ATGGAAAAATTTACTGTACACACTGGCTTGGTTATCCCGTTGGATCGTTCCAACGTCGATACCGATGCGATTATTCCCAAGCAATATTTGAAATCCATCCAGCGCACTGGCTTTGGCCCCACGCTGTTTGACGACTGGCGTTACCTTGAGCCGGGCGAACCGGGCATGGATCACAGCAAACGCACCCCAAATCCCGATTTTGTGCTGAATGCGCCGCGTTATGCGGGTGCTTCCGTGCTGTTGGCGCGTGAAAACTTCGGCTGTGGTTCGTCGCGGGAACACGCGGTATGGGCGTTGACCGATTACGGCATTCGGGCGGTGATTGCGCCGAGTTACGCGGATATTTTCTTCAACAACAGTTTCAAGAATGGCTTGTTGCCGTTGACCTTGCCTGCTGAGGTGATTGATCAGTTGTTCGTTGAGGCGCAAGCCAGCGAAGGCTATCAGCTCACTGTGAATCTGGAAGCGCAGCAAGTGGTCACGCCAAGCGGGGCAGCGTTCGCGTTCAGCATTGACGAGTTCCGCAAGTATTGCCTGCTGAACGGGTTGGATGATATTGGGCTGACGCTGCAACACGCTGATGATATTCGGGCGTATGAGGCAAAGCGTAAGCAAGTCGCGCCTTGGTTATTTTAA
- a CDS encoding aspartate-semialdehyde dehydrogenase, whose protein sequence is MAKTYNVAVVGTGSLVGEAILDLLAKRKFPIGKIYALEFATDGEQYVDFGNKTLDIESVEDFDFSSVQLVLFASTETVAADYVPKAVAAGCIVIDDSAYFRFDADIPLVVPEVNPAALAGYKQRGIIANPGSMVSQMLVALKPLHDAAEITRINVATYQAVSGTGRAGINELAHQTAQLLNARPVEPELYAKQIAFNLFPHIGAFQENGYTWEEMKMVQETRKIMDLPELGVNPTAVRVPVFFGHAAAIHIETQRKLTAAEATALLSQAAGVEVLDERQDGGYPTPVTEAVNSDVVYVSRIREDISCTSGLDLWVVADNVRKGAALNSVQIAEILVRDYI, encoded by the coding sequence ATGGCTAAGACTTATAATGTAGCAGTTGTCGGAACCGGCAGTCTGGTTGGTGAAGCCATACTGGACTTGCTGGCAAAACGTAAATTTCCAATTGGCAAAATATACGCGCTGGAATTTGCCACCGATGGCGAACAATACGTCGATTTCGGCAATAAAACGCTGGATATTGAATCGGTCGAAGATTTCGATTTTTCCAGCGTGCAATTGGTTTTATTTGCCAGCACTGAAACGGTGGCGGCAGATTATGTGCCAAAAGCGGTGGCTGCTGGTTGCATTGTTATTGATGACAGCGCCTATTTTCGCTTTGATGCGGATATACCGTTGGTCGTACCAGAGGTGAATCCAGCCGCGCTTGCGGGGTATAAGCAACGTGGGATTATTGCGAACCCCGGCAGTATGGTGAGCCAAATGCTGGTGGCGTTAAAACCCTTGCATGATGCTGCGGAAATTACCCGCATTAACGTGGCGACGTATCAGGCTGTTTCTGGCACGGGGCGCGCGGGTATTAATGAGTTGGCGCATCAAACCGCGCAATTACTCAATGCCCGTCCGGTCGAACCGGAGCTGTATGCCAAACAAATTGCCTTCAATCTCTTTCCACATATTGGCGCGTTTCAGGAAAACGGCTATACCTGGGAAGAAATGAAGATGGTGCAGGAAACCCGTAAAATCATGGATTTGCCGGAGCTTGGGGTGAATCCAACAGCGGTGCGTGTACCCGTGTTTTTTGGTCATGCAGCGGCTATTCATATTGAAACGCAGCGCAAGCTGACGGCGGCTGAAGCAACCGCGTTGCTCAGTCAAGCGGCTGGCGTTGAAGTGTTGGATGAACGTCAAGATGGTGGGTATCCAACCCCTGTCACCGAGGCCGTTAATAGCGATGTGGTTTATGTTAGCCGTATCCGTGAAGACATTTCGTGCACGTCTGGTTTAGATTTGTGGGTGGTTGCTGATAATGTCCGTAAAGGTGCTGCGTTAAATAGTGTGCAAATTGCCGAAATATTAGTACGCGATTATATATAG
- the leuB gene encoding 3-isopropylmalate dehydrogenase, whose amino-acid sequence MIHKILVLPGDGIGPEIVAEAVKVLNVFTAEGNLSVELEYANIGGIAYDKEGQPYPDSTRALAQKADAILLGAVGGPQYDALDRPLRPERGLLAIRADLGLFANLRPAILYEELASASTLKPEVVAGLDIMIVRELTGGIYFGQPRGIRVLENGERQGFNSATYTESEIERIARVGFETAMKRNKRLCSVDKANVLEVCELWREIVEKVGKEYPEVELSHMYVDNAAMQLVRAPKQFDVIVTSNLFGDVLSDAAAMLTGSIGMLPSASLNSSACGLYEPIHGSAPDIAGKGIANPLATILSVAMLLRYSLNRPELAERIERAVKTVLASGVRTGDIYTEGCQNIGTAAMGDVVVAALQG is encoded by the coding sequence ATGATACACAAAATTTTAGTATTGCCCGGTGACGGCATTGGCCCGGAAATCGTGGCAGAAGCGGTTAAAGTCCTCAACGTTTTCACCGCTGAAGGCAATCTGTCGGTAGAGTTGGAATACGCCAATATCGGCGGTATCGCTTATGATAAAGAAGGGCAACCGTACCCCGATTCCACCCGTGCATTGGCACAAAAAGCCGATGCGATTTTGCTCGGTGCAGTCGGCGGCCCCCAATACGACGCATTGGATCGCCCATTGCGCCCTGAACGCGGTTTGCTGGCAATTCGTGCTGACTTAGGTTTGTTTGCCAACCTGCGCCCTGCAATTCTGTACGAAGAACTCGCATCCGCGTCCACCCTGAAACCGGAAGTGGTGGCAGGTCTGGATATTATGATCGTGCGCGAACTGACCGGCGGCATCTACTTCGGTCAACCACGCGGCATTCGGGTGTTGGAAAACGGTGAACGCCAAGGCTTCAACTCCGCCACTTACACCGAATCCGAAATCGAGCGCATTGCCCGCGTCGGCTTTGAAACCGCGATGAAACGTAACAAACGCCTGTGTTCCGTTGACAAAGCCAACGTCCTGGAAGTCTGCGAACTGTGGCGCGAAATCGTCGAAAAGGTTGGCAAGGAATACCCCGAAGTTGAACTCAGCCACATGTACGTCGATAACGCGGCGATGCAATTGGTACGTGCGCCCAAGCAGTTTGACGTAATTGTGACCAGCAACCTGTTCGGTGACGTGCTGTCAGACGCGGCGGCAATGCTGACCGGCTCTATCGGCATGTTGCCGTCTGCTTCCCTGAATTCTTCTGCGTGCGGCTTGTACGAACCGATCCACGGTTCTGCACCCGATATCGCAGGCAAAGGCATCGCCAATCCGTTGGCAACCATTCTGTCCGTGGCAATGTTGCTGCGTTACAGCCTCAATCGTCCAGAACTGGCTGAGCGCATTGAGCGGGCAGTGAAAACAGTGCTGGCATCAGGCGTGCGCACCGGCGACATTTATACCGAGGGTTGCCAAAACATTGGCACGGCGGCAATGGGTGACGTGGTTGTTGCGGCTTTACAAGGGTAA
- the truA gene encoding tRNA pseudouridine(38-40) synthase TruA, whose translation MKFAACIEYDGSPFFGWQRLSHGPTVQGNVEKALSTVAAEPIAVVCAGRTDSGVHGIGQIIHFETNAQRPLRGWVFGTNAHLPDGVAMRWIQPVADDFHARFSARSRRYRYIILNRQARPALLQQRVCWQHGALDAELMHEAAQALLGEQDFSSFRAAGCQANHPMREMLEISVQRDGEFIYLDLVANAFLHHMVRNIAGSLLMVGAGERPVAWMAELLAQRNRALAGMTAPASGLYFVHVDYPERFGLASDYCLPRFIF comes from the coding sequence ATGAAATTTGCAGCCTGTATTGAATACGATGGAAGCCCTTTTTTCGGCTGGCAGCGCTTGAGCCACGGGCCGACAGTACAAGGCAATGTTGAAAAAGCGCTGTCTACGGTAGCGGCGGAACCGATTGCGGTGGTGTGTGCGGGGCGTACTGATTCGGGTGTCCACGGCATTGGGCAAATCATTCACTTTGAAACCAACGCGCAGCGCCCTTTGCGCGGTTGGGTGTTTGGCACGAATGCGCATTTGCCGGATGGGGTGGCGATGCGTTGGATTCAGCCGGTCGCGGATGATTTTCACGCGCGGTTTTCGGCACGTTCGCGGCGTTACCGTTACATTATTCTCAATCGGCAGGCGCGTCCTGCGCTGTTGCAGCAACGGGTGTGTTGGCAGCATGGCGCGTTGGATGCTGAACTGATGCATGAAGCGGCGCAAGCGTTGTTGGGGGAACAGGATTTTTCCAGTTTCCGCGCGGCGGGTTGTCAAGCGAACCACCCCATGCGTGAGATGCTGGAAATCAGTGTGCAGCGTGACGGTGAGTTCATTTACCTCGATTTGGTGGCAAATGCGTTTTTGCATCACATGGTACGCAATATCGCGGGTTCCTTGCTGATGGTGGGGGCGGGAGAGCGCCCGGTAGCGTGGATGGCGGAATTACTGGCGCAACGCAATCGTGCTTTGGCGGGGATGACAGCACCTGCGTCTGGCTTATATTTTGTGCATGTGGATTATCCTGAACGCTTTGGCTTAGCCTCGGATTATTGCTTGCCCCGTTTCATCTTTTAA
- a CDS encoding RDD family protein, with amino-acid sequence MKISHQLTPPAKGYFMSHVRQPGYQHWGMRVLALAFDLLLISILLMFVLLFVFGQTWLLYHASYDSSALHGALVVVPLTYFLGFWGLVGATPGKLLLWPWLVE; translated from the coding sequence ATGAAAATTAGCCATCAACTTACCCCACCTGCCAAAGGTTACTTCATGTCGCATGTGCGCCAACCCGGTTATCAACACTGGGGAATGCGCGTGTTGGCATTGGCGTTTGATTTGCTGTTGATCAGCATCTTACTGATGTTTGTATTGTTATTTGTGTTTGGGCAAACCTGGCTGTTGTATCACGCTTCTTATGATAGCAGTGCTTTGCACGGCGCATTGGTCGTCGTACCGTTGACGTATTTCCTTGGGTTTTGGGGATTAGTGGGAGCTACCCCCGGCAAATTATTGCTGTGGCCTTGGTTGGTGGAATAA
- a CDS encoding site-specific DNA-methyltransferase, translated as MSKYDHLSKEQLIALLEKRDRTRKLGLVWEHNELEVENALNDDFVLMDLLPEWSCGQTPYRNLLIEGDNFDALRYLRMTFQGRVKCIYIDPPYNTGNKDFIYNDRFVDQDDIYRHSVWLEYLFVRLTLVKDLLRDDGVILVSINDDNQALLDMLMRQVFTEGMRVGSLVWRSRAGSNDIKGAGVSINQEYVLVYANPKFSMNGLDRTFAAYKNPDKDPDGAWRMFPMECNKTFVERPNLYYPIHDAANDVWYPANPDQVWRWSLERTHAAIKAGEITFPCRGWMAFDNKNELIAAIREKRVPSSTNGTSFLFEDMPDLDFWVGKKIGIGKPQRKKYASEFGDSRTPFNSFILPNSEIIEDEISVGGADEGARALRSIMGKNVFSYPKPPSLIRLLIEQCTSNNGSDIVLDFFAGSGTTAQAVLEQNHIDNGNRQFILVSSTEKTDKEPEKNVCRDVCAQRLRRVIEGYSVGKQNVTGLGGSFAYLQAVKIAQSHLQTDIRHDQIWFALQLLTFDAVEPFDADKTIHCVETDQHRMLYLQQSTPDIIEQANTLLQGDTKPTTLYTWQRNGVMQRIPFEYVTVEQIPDYLIERFAKGQGLRLFPGSWRKPAALSVPSF; from the coding sequence ATGAGCAAATACGACCACCTGAGCAAAGAACAACTGATTGCCTTGTTGGAAAAGCGTGACCGTACCCGCAAATTGGGTTTGGTGTGGGAACATAACGAATTGGAAGTCGAAAATGCGCTAAACGACGATTTTGTGCTGATGGATTTGCTCCCAGAATGGTCGTGTGGGCAAACGCCTTACCGCAACTTGCTGATTGAGGGCGATAACTTTGATGCGTTGCGCTACTTGCGCATGACGTTTCAGGGGCGCGTTAAGTGCATTTACATCGATCCACCGTACAATACGGGTAACAAAGATTTTATTTATAATGACCGCTTCGTGGATCAGGACGACATTTATCGGCATTCTGTGTGGTTAGAATATTTGTTTGTACGACTGACTCTTGTTAAGGATTTGCTGCGTGATGATGGCGTTATCCTTGTTTCGATTAACGACGATAACCAAGCTTTGCTCGACATGTTGATGCGCCAAGTTTTCACGGAAGGAATGCGGGTTGGGTCGTTGGTTTGGCGCAGCCGAGCGGGTTCAAACGATATTAAAGGCGCTGGTGTTTCTATCAATCAAGAATACGTATTGGTTTACGCTAATCCAAAATTCAGCATGAATGGATTAGATCGTACTTTTGCAGCCTATAAAAACCCCGACAAAGACCCTGACGGTGCATGGCGCATGTTCCCAATGGAGTGCAACAAAACATTCGTTGAGCGCCCTAATCTTTACTACCCTATCCACGATGCCGCGAATGATGTGTGGTATCCGGCAAACCCTGATCAAGTTTGGCGCTGGAGTCTTGAGCGTACTCATGCGGCAATTAAAGCAGGTGAAATTACTTTCCCCTGTCGCGGTTGGATGGCGTTTGATAACAAAAATGAGCTTATTGCGGCCATACGAGAAAAACGTGTTCCATCCAGTACCAACGGGACATCATTCCTATTTGAGGATATGCCTGACTTGGATTTTTGGGTTGGGAAGAAAATTGGCATTGGTAAGCCGCAACGTAAAAAATATGCCAGTGAATTCGGTGACAGCCGCACACCATTTAATAGCTTTATTCTGCCAAACTCGGAGATTATTGAAGATGAAATATCCGTTGGAGGGGCCGATGAGGGTGCTAGAGCTTTGCGCTCTATCATGGGTAAAAATGTATTTTCTTATCCCAAGCCGCCAAGTCTTATTCGATTGCTAATTGAACAATGCACATCCAACAATGGCTCTGACATTGTATTAGATTTTTTTGCTGGCTCTGGCACAACCGCGCAAGCGGTTTTAGAACAAAACCACATAGACAATGGTAACAGACAGTTCATTTTGGTTTCCAGCACGGAAAAAACGGATAAAGAGCCAGAGAAAAATGTGTGTCGGGATGTGTGTGCCCAACGGTTGCGCCGCGTGATTGAAGGTTACAGCGTCGGTAAACAAAACGTGACTGGGTTAGGTGGTTCGTTTGCGTATTTACAGGCGGTCAAGATTGCGCAAAGTCACCTCCAAACCGACATTCGGCATGACCAAATTTGGTTTGCCCTGCAATTGCTCACGTTTGATGCGGTTGAACCTTTTGATGCGGATAAAACAATCCATTGCGTCGAAACAGATCAACACCGAATGTTGTACTTGCAGCAATCCACGCCGGACATCATTGAGCAAGCCAATACCTTATTGCAAGGTGATACTAAACCCACCACACTTTACACATGGCAACGCAACGGCGTGATGCAGCGCATCCCTTTTGAGTATGTGACGGTTGAGCAAATCCCGGATTATTTGATTGAGCGGTTTGCCAAGGGGCAGGGTTTGCGCCTTTTTCCGGGGTCGTGGCGCAAACCAGCAGCGTTATCCGTACCGAGTTTCTGA
- a CDS encoding UbiH/UbiF/VisC/COQ6 family ubiquinone biosynthesis hydroxylase encodes MQVQYDVIIAGGGMVGAILACLLGKAGKRVAVLEAHSPTVFSPEDPYDLRVSALSRASQRALLDAGAWEGIAARRAFPYEVMCVWDATGTGEIRFDAADLGEPDLGHIVENRVIQLALLDTLQTLESVDWYCPDKLATLVVDEQRVTATLQSGQILQAPLLVGADGAQSKVRELAGIGISTQDYGQKGLVCVAQTDLPHQFTAWQRFMPSGPVAFLPLAEGFCSIVWTLPADQADAMLRLSDSDFCRELSQALDYRLGEVTAVGERAAVSLRGRHADCYSQERVVLVGDAAHTIHPLAGQGVNLGIKDALELVAQIRHATGDCGSPKVLRAYERARRGDNILTQKAMEGFRLLFGNTLTPWKILRNSGLTVVNRMGFLKYEMAKRAMGI; translated from the coding sequence ATGCAGGTGCAATACGATGTCATCATTGCGGGTGGCGGTATGGTCGGTGCAATACTGGCCTGTTTATTGGGCAAGGCGGGCAAGCGTGTTGCCGTACTTGAAGCGCATTCTCCCACCGTATTTTCCCCCGAAGACCCTTATGATTTGCGTGTCTCGGCGCTGAGCCGTGCATCGCAGCGGGCGTTGCTTGATGCAGGTGCATGGGAGGGTATTGCTGCCCGCCGTGCGTTTCCTTACGAAGTCATGTGCGTGTGGGATGCTACCGGAACCGGCGAAATTCGTTTCGATGCGGCAGATCTGGGCGAACCCGATCTTGGGCATATCGTGGAAAATCGGGTGATCCAACTGGCGTTGCTGGATACGCTGCAAACCTTGGAGAGCGTGGATTGGTATTGCCCCGATAAGCTCGCAACGCTGGTGGTGGATGAGCAACGCGTGACCGCCACCTTGCAGAGCGGTCAAATCTTGCAAGCGCCATTGCTGGTGGGGGCGGATGGGGCGCAATCCAAAGTTCGCGAACTGGCGGGCATTGGCATCTCCACCCAAGACTACGGGCAAAAAGGTTTGGTGTGTGTGGCGCAAACCGACTTGCCGCATCAATTTACCGCTTGGCAACGTTTTATGCCGAGTGGCCCGGTCGCATTCCTACCCTTGGCGGAAGGTTTTTGTTCGATTGTGTGGACATTACCGGCGGATCAGGCGGATGCGATGTTGCGCTTGTCAGACAGTGATTTTTGCCGTGAATTAAGCCAAGCGCTGGATTACCGTTTGGGTGAAGTGACTGCCGTGGGCGAACGCGCGGCGGTGTCGTTGCGGGGGCGTCATGCGGATTGTTACAGCCAAGAACGGGTAGTGTTGGTGGGCGATGCGGCGCACACAATTCATCCATTAGCGGGGCAGGGCGTGAATTTGGGCATCAAAGATGCGCTGGAATTGGTGGCGCAAATTCGTCACGCTACGGGCGATTGCGGCAGCCCCAAGGTTTTGCGGGCTTACGAACGGGCGCGGCGCGGTGACAATATCCTGACGCAAAAAGCGATGGAAGGTTTCCGGCTGCTGTTTGGCAATACCTTGACCCCTTGGAAAATCCTGCGAAATTCAGGGTTGACTGTCGTGAATCGCATGGGCTTTCTAAAATACGAAATGGCAAAACGTGCCATGGGCATTTGA
- the leuC gene encoding 3-isopropylmalate dehydratase large subunit produces MAGKTLYDKVWDAHVVRQEADGTGLLYIDRHLVHEVTSPQAFEGLRLANRQPWRIASMVAVPDHNTPTIDLDKGITDPVARLQVETLDANCRAFGITEFAIGDIRRGIVHVIGPEQGATLPGMTVVCGDSHTSTHGAFGALAHGIGTSEVEHVMATQCLIQKKMKNMLISVDGKVGAGVTAKDIVLAIIGEIGTAGGTGYAIEFGGEAIRDLSMEGRMTVCNMAIEGGARAGMIAVDDTTINYVKGRPYSPKAEDWEAAVAAWQDLHSDADAVFDRVIRLDAASIQPQVTWGTSPEMVLPVDGKTPDPANETDPVKASGIRAALKYMGLEANMPITDVQIDKVFIGSCTNSRIEDLRAAAEVAKGRKVAANVKLAMVVPGSGLVKQQAESEGLDKIFIEAGFEWRAPGCSMCLAMNADRLEPGERCASTSNRNFEGRQGQGGRTHLVSPAMAAAAAVTGHFADVRTL; encoded by the coding sequence ATGGCAGGCAAAACGCTCTACGATAAGGTCTGGGATGCGCACGTGGTGCGGCAAGAAGCCGACGGCACGGGCTTACTCTACATCGACCGTCACTTGGTTCACGAAGTCACCTCACCGCAAGCCTTTGAAGGGCTGCGTCTGGCTAACCGCCAACCCTGGCGCATTGCTTCGATGGTTGCTGTACCCGACCACAATACACCCACGATTGATCTGGACAAAGGGATCACTGACCCCGTTGCGCGTTTGCAAGTCGAAACGCTGGACGCGAATTGCCGCGCTTTTGGCATTACCGAATTCGCGATTGGCGACATCCGCCGTGGCATTGTCCACGTTATCGGCCCTGAGCAAGGCGCAACCTTGCCCGGCATGACCGTGGTTTGCGGCGATTCGCACACCTCCACCCACGGCGCATTCGGCGCATTGGCGCACGGCATCGGCACATCCGAAGTCGAACACGTTATGGCAACCCAATGCCTCATCCAGAAAAAGATGAAAAACATGCTGATCAGCGTGGATGGCAAAGTCGGTGCAGGCGTGACCGCCAAAGACATCGTGCTGGCTATCATCGGTGAAATCGGCACGGCGGGCGGCACAGGTTACGCCATCGAATTCGGCGGCGAAGCCATCCGCGATTTGTCGATGGAAGGGCGCATGACCGTGTGCAATATGGCTATCGAAGGCGGCGCACGCGCTGGCATGATTGCGGTCGATGACACCACCATCAATTACGTCAAAGGTCGCCCGTATTCCCCGAAAGCTGAAGATTGGGAAGCTGCCGTTGCCGCATGGCAAGACCTGCATTCCGATGCGGACGCAGTATTTGATCGCGTGATTCGTCTGGATGCAGCCAGCATCCAGCCGCAAGTCACATGGGGAACATCCCCCGAAATGGTATTGCCAGTCGATGGCAAAACGCCTGATCCCGCCAACGAAACCGATCCCGTCAAAGCCAGTGGCATCCGCGCCGCGCTCAAATACATGGGCTTGGAAGCGAATATGCCGATTACTGACGTGCAAATCGACAAAGTATTCATCGGCTCATGCACCAATTCGCGCATTGAAGATTTACGCGCTGCGGCGGAAGTCGCCAAAGGCCGCAAAGTCGCTGCGAATGTGAAACTGGCAATGGTTGTTCCCGGCTCTGGCTTGGTCAAACAGCAGGCGGAAAGCGAAGGCTTGGACAAAATCTTCATCGAAGCAGGGTTTGAATGGCGTGCGCCGGGCTGTTCCATGTGCCTTGCGATGAATGCCGATCGCCTCGAACCGGGCGAACGCTGCGCTTCCACCTCCAACCGCAATTTTGAAGGGCGGCAAGGGCAGGGCGGACGTACCCATCTGGTCAGCCCCGCAATGGCAGCGGCGGCGGCAGTGACAGGTCATTTCGCGGATGTGAGGACGCTCTAA
- a CDS encoding type II toxin-antitoxin system VapB family antitoxin — protein MRTTLNLDDDLLRQASELTGITETTALLRESKRIASRAGSYKDWESISCTFLTSHLLIFSNN, from the coding sequence ATGCGTACCACGCTAAATCTTGATGATGACTTGCTCCGCCAAGCCTCTGAACTGACAGGAATCACCGAAACAACCGCCCTGCTACGTGAAAGCAAGCGAATCGCCAGCAGAGCTGGCTCCTACAAAGATTGGGAATCTATTTCATGCACGTTCCTAACCTCTCACCTACTGATTTTCTCCAATAATTGA
- a CDS encoding UPF0175 family protein translates to MYATNVRELKKNPSLALRHAREAPVLVLKGDEPDALLIHLDKTLSDTTTGLRPALAASLFRDGLMSLGKATRISGLNMGAFIKHLGSLGIEIARPDETTAHETQDLSAWLS, encoded by the coding sequence ATGTACGCTACCAATGTCCGTGAACTCAAAAAAAATCCTTCACTGGCATTACGCCATGCCCGTGAAGCCCCCGTGTTGGTGTTAAAAGGGGATGAGCCTGACGCACTGTTGATACATCTGGATAAAACTCTCAGTGACACTACGACCGGTTTGCGCCCGGCACTCGCTGCCAGTTTGTTTCGTGATGGTTTGATGTCATTAGGCAAAGCAACTCGGATCAGCGGCTTAAACATGGGTGCTTTCATCAAGCATTTGGGAAGTCTGGGGATTGAGATTGCTCGACCTGATGAAACTACCGCCCACGAAACCCAAGATTTGTCTGCATGGCTGTCATAA